A single region of the Podospora pseudopauciseta strain CBS 411.78 chromosome 1, whole genome shotgun sequence genome encodes:
- a CDS encoding hypothetical protein (EggNog:ENOG503P073; COG:G; COG:O) codes for MASTRSSSGLRAVSLFCLIAASQAVPHGNVFKRQGTSSTRNGCFVSNVNDQRLLSASTYASDAMTVESCASFCFRHKYFALEFGRECYCGNSYTAQPVSDTQCSMPCAGNPAQNCGAGNRVDLYTNGLYVPRAPATLSTPYLGCFVDEGPRVLPNNLLGASDMTAEKCAAHCSNYSYFGLEYGRECWCGNSKPKNPAPETDCSFPCSGDDSQLCGAGGRINVWGSPLPSPENVGDFEYTGCFTDAVGQRSLRGKTTYDSQMTLEKCAASCTGYDYFGVSFAEECYCGDTLEPTAEEVPQAECAMRCPGNYNQVCGDANRLNVYSNAQCLPDPESPLSVPGFNYQACWTDQVGDRSLRDVVERSDNMTVETCAAICEDFNFFGVEFGRECFCGNTLYGEVAPASDCTFRCAGDSTQLCGAVDRLNLYYATVPPTTTSTVATPTPTPTLPVEEEDDGEPTATTETPTPTSTLPGGDEEDEEPTPVSTAVDAEPTDTDVEDEPPVETDVEDEEDDEALPTPTPN; via the exons ATGGCTTCCACTCGCTCATCTTCTGGCCTGCGGGCTGTGTCTCTCTTTTGCCTTATTGCCGCTTCTCAGGCCGTCCCTCACGGCAATGTCTTCAAACGCCAGGGCACTTCGTCAACCCGCAATGGATGCTTCGTCAGCAACGTCAATGACCAACGTCTTCTGTCCGCCTCTACCTACGCCAGTGATGCCATGACCGTCGAGAGCTGTGCGTCCTTCTGCTTTAGGCACAAGTACTTTGCTCTCGAATTTGGCCGTGAGTGCTACTGCGGAAACTCCTACACTGCCCAGCCCGTCAGTGATACCCAGTGCTCTATGCCATGCGCTGGCAACCCAGCACAGAATTGTGGCGCCGGTAACCGTGTCGACCTCTACACCAACGGACTCTACGTTCCCCGAGCACCCGCCACCCTGAGCACACCTTACCTCGGTTGCTTTGTTGACGAGGGACCCCGTGTGCTCCCTAACAACCTCCTGGGCGCCAGTGATATGACAGCTGAGAAGTGTGCTGCCCACTGTTCCAACTATTCTTACTTTGGGCTAGAGTATGGCAGAGAG TGCTGGTGTGGAAACTCCAAGCCAAAGAACCCTGCCCCTGAAACAGATTGCTCATTCCCTTGCTCCGGAGACGACTCTCAGCTCTGCGGTGCCGGCGGCCGGATCAATGTCTGGGGAtcccctcttccttcccctgAAAATGTTGGCGACTTCGAATACACTGGCTGCTTCACCGATGCCGTTGGTCAGCGTTCGCTCAGAGGCAAGACCACCTACGACTCACAGATGACCTTGGAGAAGTGTGCGGCCTCCTGCACCGGATACGATTACTTTGGCGTCTCATTTGCGGAAGAATGCTACTGCGGTGACACACTGGAGCCAACAGCCGAGGAGGTTCCCCAGGCCGAGTGCGCGATGCGTTGCCCCGGCAACTACAACCAGGTCTGCGGCGACGCCAACAGGTTGAACGTCTACTCCAACGCCCAGTGTCTCCCGGATCCGGAAAGCCCACTCAGCGTCCCCGGCTTCAACTACCAGGCCTGCTGGACCGATCAGGTTGGCGACCGCTCCCTTCGCGATGTCGTGGAGCGTAGCGACAACATGACTGTCGAGACATGCGCCGCCATTTGCGAGGACTTCAACTTCTTTGGTGTCGAGTTCGGCAGGGAATGCTTCTGTGGCAACACCCTCTACGGAGAGGTGGCACCTGCTAGCGATTGCACTTTCCGGTGCGCCGGTGACTCGACACAGCTCTGCGGTGCTGTTGACCGGTTGAACCTGTACTATGCTACTGTTCCCCCAACCACGACATCGACTGTTGCCACACCTACTCCTACACCTACCCTCcctgttgaagaagaggatgatggggagccCACTGCTACCACTGAGACCCCAACTCCCACTTCCACTCTCCCCGgcggtgacgaggaggatgaggagccCACACCTGTGTCCACTGCCGTGGATGCTGAGCCCACTGACACCGACGTGGAGGATGAGCCCCCCGTTGAGACTGACGtggaagacgaagaggacgatgaggCTCTTCCCACTCCTACTCCCAACTAA
- a CDS encoding hypothetical protein (COG:S; EggNog:ENOG503NYSZ), protein MPVTIKTGNTWPEAWDRELKVDSSFRRENETGPQYVNPKATSSSALLAGVSREEHSQSKGILQCSLAFDDKDLADSFVSPSNNGFVNTMVHAYSYHHHVVLRPEDIWFAVLTQLSFYMNKNAEALRSLFVAHEGKKELSIEMDDQGGGLENVDFGIFAKKMTHLLQENVLDPDFRQWIIPNFTTTTDNDLVVGSILMMGGLKEYFAYSCDTCCGMPSVTLLGEREDYEKILKRLDGLPRLGKEPTTFGLLLGPIIRRFIASFDNPRDPDVLSFWARSVDRESDSGTDDLTGWISAFCFWDSLGQCTYDGDNNWPSRLTLDGVKYGYAKTEEIPNGFAAVPVKIVYFGDEIHSRMVAGSVGIRGITYNERFGVDDSAPASASSRVTSLRDTIQPVVGWWIYRTENDTKGVNFSFKKRPSEPRFQSQAKPNAKLNSKIRAKQLVHQFIGLFKSHGI, encoded by the coding sequence ATGCCTGTCACAATCAAGACCGGGAACACATGGCCCGAGGCGTGGGACCGAGAGCTCAAGGTTGATAGTTCCTTTCGACGTGAGAATGAGACAGGGCCCCAGTACGTGAACCCTAAGGCGACTAGTTCGAGTGCCCTCCTCGCTGGAGTGTCGCGCGAAGAGCATAGCCAGAGCAAAGGCATTCTCCAGTGCTCCCTCGCCTTCGACGATAAGGACTTGGCCGACAGCTTCGTCTCGCCTTCCAATAACGGCTTCGTCAACACCATGGTTCATGCGTACAGCTATCATCACCATGTTGTCCTCCGTCCCGAGGACATCTGGTTCGCCGTTCTCACACAGCTCAGTTTCTACATGAACAAGAACGCCGAAGCTCTACGCTCCCTATTTGTAGCCCACGAAGGCAAGAAGGAACTTTCGATTGAGATGGACGATCAAGGCGGTGGTCTCGAGAACGTTGACTTTGGCATCTTTGCCAAGAAGATGACGCACCTACTCCAGGAGAATGTGCTCGACCCAGACTTTCGTCAGTGGATCATCCCCAacttcaccaccactaccGACAACGATCTCGTGGTTGGCAGCATCCTTATGATGGGCGGGCTAAAGGAATACTTCGCTTACAGCTGTGACACGTGCTGTGGTATGCCCTCCGTTACCCTTCTGGGTGAGCGCGAGGACTACGAGAAGATTCTTAAACGACTCGATGGTTTGCCCCGTCTCGGCAAGGAGCCCACAACATTTGGCCTGTTGCTTGGCCCCATCATCCGCCGCTTCATCGCCAGCTTCGACAACCCAAGAGACCCGGATGTGCTCAGTTTCTGGGCCCGCTCCGTAGATCGAGAGTCCGATAGCGGGACGGATGACCTCACCGGCTGGATCTCAGCCTTTTGTTTCTGGGATTCGCTGGGCCAGTGCACGTACGATGGCGATAACAACTGGCCCAGCAGACTAACCCTTGACGGAGTCAAATATGGCTATGCTAAGACGGAGGAGATTCCTAACGGCTTCGCTGCAGTTCCGGTCAAGATTGTGTACTTCGGTGATGAGATACACAGCCGGATGGTGGCGGGATCGGTGGGCATTCGAGGGATAACATATAACGAACGATTTGGCGTGGACGACTCTGCACCTGCATCAGCTTCTAGTAGAGTTACATCTCTGCGGGACACGATCCAGCctgtggttggttggtggattTACAGGACTGAGAACGACACTAAGGGTGTGAACTTTTCGTTCAAAAAAAGGCCTTCTGAACCTCGCTTTCAGAGCCAGGCCAAGCCGAACGCTAAACTGAATTCTAAAATCCGTGCCAAGCAATTAGTCCACCAGTTCATAGGGCTGTTTAAGAGCCATGGCATATAA
- a CDS encoding hypothetical protein (EggNog:ENOG502SX2D) → MDNILLIPQLPLSFMASVLAIQLDIYPHSAETGEVLWPARQAFGYLIGISFAVIFPLIFIAFRVNPIAGFFSTYIWAQPREPDEEPTYVPLSPKLKDFHTHIPGLRRLWEWRRYLSAQSGTSSSNTGMVSSDLQGEKWSSAVETDYPLHRWGLGLRRVFRRKAMEDLDGGNGKQGSEHGGKYDGDDLGQVRNYKQTMAYGAMKETVKEVRGGDDEVQEESKGKLRGAVDGVTERMKASVSRRRVVARVDLEKGDLRQDHR, encoded by the exons TCATGGCAAGCGTACTGGCCATCCAGCTTGATATCTATCCCCACTCTGCCGAAACAGGAGAAGTTCTGTGGCCAGCTCGTCAAGCCTTTGGATACCTGA TTGGAATCTCATTTGCTGTAATCTTTCCGCTCATTTTCATCGCCTTCAGAGTCAACCCCATAGCAGGGTTCTTCTCAACCTACATCTGGGCCCAACCACGCGAGCCTGACGAAGAGCCAACCTACGTCCCACTTTCCCCTAAACTGAAAGATTTTCATACCCATATTCCTGGCCTACGGCGCTTATGGGAGTGGCGTAGGTATCTCTCTGCACAATCGGGgacctcgtcctccaacACTGGAATGGTGTCCAGTGACCTTCAGGGTGAGAAGTGGAGTAGTGCTGTTGAGACAGACTACCCTCTTCATAGGTGGGGCTTGGggctgaggagggtgttCAGACGGAAGGCGATGGAGGATCTGGATGGTGGGAATGGTAAGCAGGGGAGTGAACATGGTGGGAAGtatgatggtgatgacttAGGACAGGTGCGGAACTATAAGCAGACAATGGCGTATGGTGCGATGAAGGAAACAGTGAAGGAGGTAAGAGGAGGCGACGATGAGGTACAAGAAGAGAGTAAAGGGAAACTAAGAGgtgctgttgatggggtGACGGAGCGGATGAAAGCAAGCGTGTCGAGACGGCGGGTAGTTGCGAGGGTGGATTTGGAGAAGGGGGACTTGCGGCAGGATCACCGATGA